In Pieris napi chromosome 2, ilPieNapi1.2, whole genome shotgun sequence, the following proteins share a genomic window:
- the LOC125061330 gene encoding regulator of hypoxia-inducible factor 1-like isoform X1, whose translation MATSRRILSLCVLSATVVAAKKEITELSLPRLFHLDDYDRCLAAGGLYCTGTFKLTQRQSSSAYNHIQEYSSDPRHFNRTLIHRGYCISARCPSSEPNTTLRFERCVDQHALVPGLKASILSHTCSSQKESKDVDTAELAYLCVIGLLVALNVVGTLYDVIADTKNPYILAWSLRCNWNRLTTTFEDGDSRLTSLTPIQGLRVLLLVLVMMTHTSEIQHKLYLYNPTRLEQLLQHPAAMLIRNGSALVMGFVVISNFLLAYSLLLISKTRKLSLAHLPMCLLHRLVRLAPVHLVVVGFAATWWRRVGDGPQWQSVVAAESDVCRRKFLSHVFFLQNLVNPDEHCLLQTWFLAVDMQLYIMAAALTLWLQQTGRRAVPLLTALFFGSCLLNVFLAYVNDWKSLLYIMLPENVRNTFRTEPSFYRFYVAPWGSLPACLLGLWLAHVHYNIQESGYKFFDYKILRWTFHLIIPIHVACIKSGSYIEDSTSRLTTALYLGVERPLFAILAAFYVLGFVNNVDNFIRRIMSIRFLQVAGRLSLSALMLHWCVNLILVGSRRTLSEVSVANIASDLISTIWWTYVIAVPLSLLVEAPFQKTLNTFISSLQASQTPTIRHQKPSPKNTRRRKSSLKKRR comes from the exons AACTATCTCTGCCTCGGCTGTTTCACCTGGATGACTATGATCGATGCCTAGCAGCAGGAGGACTCTACTGCACCGGTACCTTTAAATTGACACAGCGTCAATCCTCTTCAGCGTATAATCATATTCAG GAATATTCTTCGGACCCTCGCCATTTCAATCGGACACTCATTCACCGCGGTTACTGCATCTCAGCGCGCTGTCCATCATCAGAGCCCAATACTACGCTACGTTTTGAGCGCTGTGTGGACCAACATGCTTTGGTACCAGGACTTAAGGCTTCTATCCTATCCCATACTTGCAGTAGTCAGAAGGAGAGTAAAGATGTGGACACAGCAGAACTAGCATATTTGTGCGTGATTGGATTGTTGGTCGCGCTGAATGTTGTCGGTACACTTTACGATGTCATAGCAGATACAA aGAATCCATATATTCTGGCATGGTCACTTCGTTGCAACTGGAACCGCTTGACGACCACCTTCGAAGATGGAGATTCGCGGCTTACTTCGCTTACTCCCATACAGGGGCTACG AGTATTGCTGTTGGTTTTGGTGATGATGACGCATACATCGGAGATCCAGCATAAACTATACTTATACAATCCGACTCGGCTGGAACAA ctCCTACAACACCCAGCAGCAATGCTTATACGCAACGGATCTGCTCTAGTAATGGGTTTCGTCGTTATCTCGAACTTTCTTTTGGCCTATAGTCTCCTTCTTATTTCCAAGACTCGGAAATTGAGCCTTGCTCATCTTCCAATGTGTCTGTTACACAGACTTGTGAG GTTAGCTCCCGTACATCTCGTGGTAGTGGGTTTCGCTGCAACGTGGTGGCGTCGTGTTGGAGACGGTCCCCAATGGCAGAGCGTTGTAGCTGCCGAGAGCGATGTCTGCCGGAGGAAATTTCTCAGCCACGTTTTCTTTCTCCAAAATCTAGTTAACCCAGATGAACATTGCTTGCTACAGACTTG GTTTTTAGCGGTGGACATGCAGCTGTACATTATGGCTGCGGCACTTACGCTGTGGCTGCAACAAACAGGCAGACGGGCAGTGCCACTGTTGACAGCGCTGTTTTTTGGCTCATGTCTTCTCAACGTATTTCTAGCTTATGTCAACGACTGGAAATCTCTTCTATATATAATGCTGCCTGA GAATGTTCGCAATACGTTTCGTACGGAGCCATCTTTTTATCGTTTCTACGTAGCGCCATGGGGGAGTCTGCCCGCTTGCTTGCTAGGACTTTGGCTTGCTCACGtgcattacaatatacagGAGAGCGGATACAAATTTTTCGATTATAAG ATATTACGATGGACATTCCACCTCATCATTCCGATCCACGTAGCGTGTATTAAGTCTGGCAGTTATATAGAGGACAGCACGTCTCGTCTCACAACGGCTCTTTATTTGGGAGTAGAGCGTCCACTCTTTGCGATCCTAGCGGCATTCTACGTCTTGGGTTTCGTCAACAATGTCGACA ATTTCATTCGTCGCATCATGTCAATACGTTTTCTCCAAGTGGCGGGACGTTTGTCGTTATCAGCCCTGATGCTGCACTGGTGCGTCAACCTCATTCTGGTTGGTTCACGTCGAACTCTATCCGAAGTCTCCGTGGCCAATATT GCGTCTGATTTAATATCGACTATATGGTGGACCTATGTAATCGCGGTGCCACTCAGTCTCCTCGTAGAAGCCCCATTCCAGAAGACTTTAAACACTTTTATATCGTCCTTACAAGCTTCACAAACACCCACCATAAGACACCAAAAGCCATCACCTAAGAACACAAGAAGAAGAAAGTCTTCTTTAAAAAAGAggagataa
- the LOC125061330 gene encoding regulator of hypoxia-inducible factor 1-like isoform X2, with the protein MATSRRILSLCVLSATVVAAKKEITELSLPRLFHLDDYDRCLAAGGLYCTGTFKLTQRQSSSAYNHIQEYSSDPRHFNRTLIHRGYCISARCPSSEPNTTLRFERCVDQHALVPGLKASILSHTCSSQKESKDVDTAELAYLCVIGLLVALNVVGTLYDVIADTKNPYILAWSLRCNWNRLTTTFEDGDSRLTSLTPIQGLRVLLLVLVMMTHTSEIQHKLYLYNPTRLEQLLQHPAAMLIRNGSALVMGFVVISNFLLAYSLLLISKTRKLSLAHLPMCLLHRLVRLAPVHLVVVGFAATWWRRVGDGPQWQSVVAAESDVCRRKFLSHVFFLQNLVNPDEHCLLQTWFLAVDMQLYIMAAALTLWLQQTGRRAVPLLTALFFGSCLLNVFLAYVNDWKSLLYIMLPENVRNTFRTEPSFYRFYVAPWGSLPACLLGLWLAHVHYNIQESGYKFFDYKIFSPDITMDIPPHHSDPRSVY; encoded by the exons AACTATCTCTGCCTCGGCTGTTTCACCTGGATGACTATGATCGATGCCTAGCAGCAGGAGGACTCTACTGCACCGGTACCTTTAAATTGACACAGCGTCAATCCTCTTCAGCGTATAATCATATTCAG GAATATTCTTCGGACCCTCGCCATTTCAATCGGACACTCATTCACCGCGGTTACTGCATCTCAGCGCGCTGTCCATCATCAGAGCCCAATACTACGCTACGTTTTGAGCGCTGTGTGGACCAACATGCTTTGGTACCAGGACTTAAGGCTTCTATCCTATCCCATACTTGCAGTAGTCAGAAGGAGAGTAAAGATGTGGACACAGCAGAACTAGCATATTTGTGCGTGATTGGATTGTTGGTCGCGCTGAATGTTGTCGGTACACTTTACGATGTCATAGCAGATACAA aGAATCCATATATTCTGGCATGGTCACTTCGTTGCAACTGGAACCGCTTGACGACCACCTTCGAAGATGGAGATTCGCGGCTTACTTCGCTTACTCCCATACAGGGGCTACG AGTATTGCTGTTGGTTTTGGTGATGATGACGCATACATCGGAGATCCAGCATAAACTATACTTATACAATCCGACTCGGCTGGAACAA ctCCTACAACACCCAGCAGCAATGCTTATACGCAACGGATCTGCTCTAGTAATGGGTTTCGTCGTTATCTCGAACTTTCTTTTGGCCTATAGTCTCCTTCTTATTTCCAAGACTCGGAAATTGAGCCTTGCTCATCTTCCAATGTGTCTGTTACACAGACTTGTGAG GTTAGCTCCCGTACATCTCGTGGTAGTGGGTTTCGCTGCAACGTGGTGGCGTCGTGTTGGAGACGGTCCCCAATGGCAGAGCGTTGTAGCTGCCGAGAGCGATGTCTGCCGGAGGAAATTTCTCAGCCACGTTTTCTTTCTCCAAAATCTAGTTAACCCAGATGAACATTGCTTGCTACAGACTTG GTTTTTAGCGGTGGACATGCAGCTGTACATTATGGCTGCGGCACTTACGCTGTGGCTGCAACAAACAGGCAGACGGGCAGTGCCACTGTTGACAGCGCTGTTTTTTGGCTCATGTCTTCTCAACGTATTTCTAGCTTATGTCAACGACTGGAAATCTCTTCTATATATAATGCTGCCTGA GAATGTTCGCAATACGTTTCGTACGGAGCCATCTTTTTATCGTTTCTACGTAGCGCCATGGGGGAGTCTGCCCGCTTGCTTGCTAGGACTTTGGCTTGCTCACGtgcattacaatatacagGAGAGCGGATACAAATTTTTCGATTATAAG ATTTTTTCCCCAGATATTACGATGGACATTCCACCTCATCATTCCGATCCACGTAGCGTGTATTAA